In Molothrus ater isolate BHLD 08-10-18 breed brown headed cowbird chromosome 20, BPBGC_Mater_1.1, whole genome shotgun sequence, the following are encoded in one genomic region:
- the TOR2A gene encoding prosalusin — MKGLREFLENPNPVKPLVMSFHGSTGTGKTYVSSMLIRYLFQRGLQSPYVHHFSPIVHFPHAEQIEQYKESLKHWIQGNLTSCGRSAFLFDEMDKMHPGLIDVIIPFLGPSWVVYGTNYRKAIFIFISNAGGEQINNVTLALWRARKDREEISLQDLEPAISKAVFENPESGFWKSGIINEHLIDFVVPFLPLKHHHVKQCVISELTQQGLEVRPDVVQEVADSIPYFPEEEKLFSSTGCKTVASRISFFF; from the exons ATGAAGGGGCTGAGGGAGTTCCTGGAGAACCCGAATCCAGTGAAACCCCTCGTGATGTCCTTCCACGGCTCGACAGGGACGGGCAAAACCTACGTGAGCTCCATGCTCATCCGCTACCTCTTCCAGAGGGGGCTCCAGAGCCCCTATGTTCACCACTTCTCCCCCATAGTGCATTTCCCCCACGCTGAGCAGATAGAGCAGTACAAG GAAAGCCTGAAGCACTGGATCCAAGGGAACCTGACCAGCTGTGGACGCTCAGCATTTCTCTTTGATGAGATGGACAAGATGCACCCAGGCCTGATTGACGTGATCATCCCGTTCCTGGGGCCCTCGTGGGTTGTGTACGGGACCAACTACCGCAAAGccatcttcatcttcatcag CAATGCAGGAGGGGAGCAGATCAACAACGTGACATTGGCTCTGTGGCGTGCCCGCAAGGACCGGGAGGAGATCAGCTTGCAGGACCTGGAGCCAGCCATCTCCAAGGCCGTGTTTGAAAACCCTGAGA GTGGTTTCTGGAAATCTGGGATCATTAATGAGCACCTCATTGATTTTGTTGTGCCTTTCCTCCCACTGAAGCACCACCACGTGAAGCAGTGTGTTATCAGTGAGCTCACCCAGCAAGGCCTCGAGGTACGCCCGGATGTCGTCCAGGAAGTGGCTGACAGCATCCCCTACTTCccagaagaggagaaattatTCTCATCAACAGGCTGCAAAACAGTGGCCTCTCGCATCAGTTTTTTCTTCTAG
- the PTRH1 gene encoding probable peptidyl-tRNA hydrolase isoform X1, with amino-acid sequence MLAAEVAGLGNYGLRGTRHSVGMEVLDRLARQLAVAEGWRVDKRCCADVALATAHGLELVLLKPRRFMNLNGLSVASAAEIYSLGPGDIYLVHDDLDKALGKVAIKLGGSARGHNGVQSCISALQSNEMTRLRIGIGRPEGDVTVPNYVLSPFSAGEREKLEQILAEAVTCLLQHIQSRAPTEPGDRG; translated from the exons ATGCTGGCGGCGGAG GTGGCCGGCCTGGGCAACTACGGGCTGCGAGGCACACGGCACAGCGTGGGCATGGAGGTGCTGGACCGGCTGGCCCGGCAGCTGGCAGTGGCCGAGGGGTGGCGAGTGGACAAGCGGTGCTGCGCTGATGTGGCCCTGGCCACAGCCCACggcctggagctggtgctgctcaaGCCACGGAGGTTCATGAACCTCAATGGGCTCAGCGTTGCCAGTGCTG CTGAGATCTACAGCCTTGGCCCTGGAGACATTTACCTGGTTCACGACGACCTGGACAAGGCCCTGGGCAAGGTGGCCATCAAGCTGGGAGGCAGTGCAAG GGGACACAACGGGGTCCAATCCTGCATCAGTGCTCTGCAGTCCAAT gagATGACCCGGCTCAGGATCGGCATCGGGCGGCCAGAGGGTGACGTGACAGTGCCCAACTATGTCCTGTCTCCGTTCAGTGCTGGGGAGCGGGAGAAGCTGGAGCAGATCCTGGCTGAGGCAGTgacctgcctgctgcagcacatccagAGCCGAGCACCTACAGagccaggggacaggggctga
- the SH2D3C gene encoding SH2 domain-containing protein 3C isoform X2, with amino-acid sequence MTERCSLWSALSAAACCFYRGSFMQVQFSKEKYILDSSPEKLHKELEEELKLSSTDLRSHAWYHGRIPREVSESLVQRNGDFLIRDSLTSLGDYVLTCRWRNEPLHFKINKVTVKSSDGHSHVQYLFEQESFDHVPALVRFYVGNRKAISEQSGAIIYCPINRTFPLRYLEASYGLANGKHGGAHSPSSQKGHIKRRSITMTDGLTADKITRAEGCPTSVSLPHHRDIIRNCAVSVDQIQDLHSPMSPISENPASPAYSTVTRLKPHACQASGITPASPVIRRSSEPQLCHGNSSKPLADPAHSSHSTPCHGYARASPSPSVSSYSDPDTGHYCQLHPSSPISRDRPAHDTRQPPAKSYVERLKVEEGQRGTVENSSGEAEAGQRLKAELDFKGFVPPTMETTSSFNPAAFQSLLIPLDNKPLEMTVLKKVKELLAEVDVKTLAKHITKVDCLVARILGVTVEMQRLMGVSSGMELLTLPHGHQLRLDLLERFHTMSIMIAVDILGCTGSTEERAALLHKTIQLAAELKSTMGNMFSFAAVMSALEMTQIARLEQTWMVLRQRHTEGAILYEKKLKPFLKSLNEGKGPPLTNTTFPHIIPLVTLLERDEALTESPEPWEATDSGVEVVMAHLEAARMVAHHGGLYHTNAEVKLQGFQGKAELLEVFSTEFQLRLLWGSRGAESSQAERYEKFDKVLTALSHKLEPAVRFSEL; translated from the exons ATGACGGAGCGGTGCAGCCTGTGGAGCGCCCTGTCCGCGGCCGCCTGCTGCTTCTACCGCGGCTCCTTCATGCAGGTGCAG TTCTCCAAGGAGAAATACATCCTTGACTCATCTCCAGAAAAGCTTCACaaggagctggaagaggagctgaagctgagcagcactgacctGCGCAGCCATGCTTGGTACCACGGCCGTATCCCCCGGGAG GTGTCTGAGAGCCTTGTGCAGAGGAACGGTGACTTCCTGATCCGTGACTCGCTCACCAGCCTGGGTGACTACGTGCTGACGTGCCGCTGGCGCAACGAGCCGCTGCACTTCAAGATCAACAAGGTGACGGTCAAGTCCAGCGATGGCCACAGCCATGTCCAGTACCTCTTCGAGCAGGAGAGCTTTGACCACGTGCCTGCCCTCGTGCGCTTCTACGTGGGGAACCGCAAGGCCATCTCGGAGCAGAGCGGGGCCATCATCTACTGCCCCATCAACCGCACCTTCCCCCTGCGCTACCTGGAAGCCAGCTACGGGCTGGCCAACGGCAAGCACGGGGGagcccacagcccctccagccaGAAAGGGCACATCAAGAGGAGGAGCATCACCATGACAGACGGTCTGACCGCAGACAAGAtcaccagggctgagggctgccCAACCAG cGTGTCCCTGCCCCACCACAGAGACATCATCCGCAACTGTGCTGTCAGCGTGGACCAGATCCAAGACCTGCactcccccatgtcccccatcTCTGAGAACCCAGCATCACCTGCCTACAGCACAG tcaCACGGCTAAAGCCACATGCCTGCCAAGCATCTGGAATCACCCCAGCCTCTCCGGTCATAAGAAGGTCCAGcgagccccagctgtgccatgggaaCAGCAGCAAACCTCTTGCAgaccctgcccacagctcccattccactccctgccacGGGTACGCCCGtgcctccccctctccctcGGTGAGCAGCTACAGCGACCCGGACACGGGGCACTACTGCCAGCTGCACCCCAGCTCTCccatcagcagggacaggccagcCCACGACACCAGGCAGCCACCAGCAAAGAGCTACGTCGAGAGGCTAAAGGTGGAGGAAGGACAGAGAGGGACTGTGGAGAACAGCTCTGGGgaagcagaggcagggcagaggctgaaagcagagctggactTCAAGGGCTTTGTGCCCCCCACCATGGAAACAACCTCCTCCTTCaatcctgctgccttccagtCCCTGCTCATCCCCCTAGATAACAAACCTCTGGAGATGACTGTGCTAAAGAAGGTCAAAGAACTGCTGGCAGAGGTGGACGTGAAGACACTGGCCAAACACATCACCAAAGTGGACTGCCTG GTGGCCCGGATATTGGGTGTGACAGTGGAGATGCAGCGGCTCATGGGGGTGAGCTCTGGCATGGAGCTGCTCACCCTCCCCCACGGCCACCAGCTCCGCCTGGACCTGCTGGAACG GTTTCACACCATGTCCATCATGATTGCTGTGgacatcctgggctgcacaggcagcacGGAGGAGcgggcagccctgctccacaAAACCATCCAGCTGGCTGCCGAGCTGAAGAGCACCATGGGGAACATGTTCAGCTTTGCAGCTGTAATGAGCGCCCTGGAAATGACACAG ATTGCCCGGCTGGAGCAGACCTGGATGGTGCTGAGGCAGCGGCACACCGAGGGTGCAATTCTCTATGAGAAGAAGCTTAAGCCATTCCTGAAGAGCCTGAATGAAGGGAAAG GACCACCCCTGACCAACACCACCTTTCCCCACATCATACCCCTTGTGACTCTCCTGGAGCGGGATGAGGCTCTCACGGAAAGCCCCGAGCCCTGGGAGGCCACTGACAGTGGCGTGGAGGTGGTCATGGCCCATCTGGAGGCAGCACGGATGGTGGCCCACCATGGTGGGCTCTACCACACCAACGCTGAGGTGAAGCTGCAGG GTTTCCAGGGCAAAGCGGAGCTGCTGGAAGTGTTCAGCACCGAGTTCCAGCTGcggctgctctggggcagccggggggctgagagcagccaggctgagcgCTACGAGAAGTTTGACAAGGTGCTCACTGCCCTGTCCCACAagctggagccagcagtgcGCTTCAGCGAGCTGTGA
- the PTRH1 gene encoding probable peptidyl-tRNA hydrolase isoform X2, whose amino-acid sequence MEVLDRLARQLAVAEGWRVDKRCCADVALATAHGLELVLLKPRRFMNLNGLSVASAAEIYSLGPGDIYLVHDDLDKALGKVAIKLGGSARGHNGVQSCISALQSNEMTRLRIGIGRPEGDVTVPNYVLSPFSAGEREKLEQILAEAVTCLLQHIQSRAPTEPGDRG is encoded by the exons ATGGAGGTGCTGGACCGGCTGGCCCGGCAGCTGGCAGTGGCCGAGGGGTGGCGAGTGGACAAGCGGTGCTGCGCTGATGTGGCCCTGGCCACAGCCCACggcctggagctggtgctgctcaaGCCACGGAGGTTCATGAACCTCAATGGGCTCAGCGTTGCCAGTGCTG CTGAGATCTACAGCCTTGGCCCTGGAGACATTTACCTGGTTCACGACGACCTGGACAAGGCCCTGGGCAAGGTGGCCATCAAGCTGGGAGGCAGTGCAAG GGGACACAACGGGGTCCAATCCTGCATCAGTGCTCTGCAGTCCAAT gagATGACCCGGCTCAGGATCGGCATCGGGCGGCCAGAGGGTGACGTGACAGTGCCCAACTATGTCCTGTCTCCGTTCAGTGCTGGGGAGCGGGAGAAGCTGGAGCAGATCCTGGCTGAGGCAGTgacctgcctgctgcagcacatccagAGCCGAGCACCTACAGagccaggggacaggggctga
- the SH2D3C gene encoding SH2 domain-containing protein 3C isoform X1, translating to MTERCSLWSALSAAACCFYRGSFMQVQFSKEKYILDSSPEKLHKELEEELKLSSTDLRSHAWYHGRIPREVSESLVQRNGDFLIRDSLTSLGDYVLTCRWRNEPLHFKINKVTVKSSDGHSHVQYLFEQESFDHVPALVRFYVGNRKAISEQSGAIIYCPINRTFPLRYLEASYGLANGKHGGAHSPSSQKGHIKRRSITMTDGLTADKITRAEGCPTSVSLPHHRDIIRNCAVSVDQIQDLHSPMSPISENPASPAYSTVTRLKPHACQASGITPASPVIRRSSEPQLCHGNSSKPLADPAHSSHSTPCHGYARASPSPSVSSYSDPDTGHYCQLHPSSPISRDRPAHDTRQPPAKSYVERLKVEEGQRGTVENSSGEAEAGQRLKAELDFKGFVPPTMETTSSFNPAAFQSLLIPLDNKPLEMTVLKKVKELLAEVDVKTLAKHITKVDCLVARILGVTVEMQRLMGVSSGMELLTLPHGHQLRLDLLERFHTMSIMIAVDILGCTGSTEERAALLHKTIQLAAELKSTMGNMFSFAAVMSALEMTQIARLEQTWMVLRQRHTEGAILYEKKLKPFLKSLNEGKEGPPLTNTTFPHIIPLVTLLERDEALTESPEPWEATDSGVEVVMAHLEAARMVAHHGGLYHTNAEVKLQGFQGKAELLEVFSTEFQLRLLWGSRGAESSQAERYEKFDKVLTALSHKLEPAVRFSEL from the exons ATGACGGAGCGGTGCAGCCTGTGGAGCGCCCTGTCCGCGGCCGCCTGCTGCTTCTACCGCGGCTCCTTCATGCAGGTGCAG TTCTCCAAGGAGAAATACATCCTTGACTCATCTCCAGAAAAGCTTCACaaggagctggaagaggagctgaagctgagcagcactgacctGCGCAGCCATGCTTGGTACCACGGCCGTATCCCCCGGGAG GTGTCTGAGAGCCTTGTGCAGAGGAACGGTGACTTCCTGATCCGTGACTCGCTCACCAGCCTGGGTGACTACGTGCTGACGTGCCGCTGGCGCAACGAGCCGCTGCACTTCAAGATCAACAAGGTGACGGTCAAGTCCAGCGATGGCCACAGCCATGTCCAGTACCTCTTCGAGCAGGAGAGCTTTGACCACGTGCCTGCCCTCGTGCGCTTCTACGTGGGGAACCGCAAGGCCATCTCGGAGCAGAGCGGGGCCATCATCTACTGCCCCATCAACCGCACCTTCCCCCTGCGCTACCTGGAAGCCAGCTACGGGCTGGCCAACGGCAAGCACGGGGGagcccacagcccctccagccaGAAAGGGCACATCAAGAGGAGGAGCATCACCATGACAGACGGTCTGACCGCAGACAAGAtcaccagggctgagggctgccCAACCAG cGTGTCCCTGCCCCACCACAGAGACATCATCCGCAACTGTGCTGTCAGCGTGGACCAGATCCAAGACCTGCactcccccatgtcccccatcTCTGAGAACCCAGCATCACCTGCCTACAGCACAG tcaCACGGCTAAAGCCACATGCCTGCCAAGCATCTGGAATCACCCCAGCCTCTCCGGTCATAAGAAGGTCCAGcgagccccagctgtgccatgggaaCAGCAGCAAACCTCTTGCAgaccctgcccacagctcccattccactccctgccacGGGTACGCCCGtgcctccccctctccctcGGTGAGCAGCTACAGCGACCCGGACACGGGGCACTACTGCCAGCTGCACCCCAGCTCTCccatcagcagggacaggccagcCCACGACACCAGGCAGCCACCAGCAAAGAGCTACGTCGAGAGGCTAAAGGTGGAGGAAGGACAGAGAGGGACTGTGGAGAACAGCTCTGGGgaagcagaggcagggcagaggctgaaagcagagctggactTCAAGGGCTTTGTGCCCCCCACCATGGAAACAACCTCCTCCTTCaatcctgctgccttccagtCCCTGCTCATCCCCCTAGATAACAAACCTCTGGAGATGACTGTGCTAAAGAAGGTCAAAGAACTGCTGGCAGAGGTGGACGTGAAGACACTGGCCAAACACATCACCAAAGTGGACTGCCTG GTGGCCCGGATATTGGGTGTGACAGTGGAGATGCAGCGGCTCATGGGGGTGAGCTCTGGCATGGAGCTGCTCACCCTCCCCCACGGCCACCAGCTCCGCCTGGACCTGCTGGAACG GTTTCACACCATGTCCATCATGATTGCTGTGgacatcctgggctgcacaggcagcacGGAGGAGcgggcagccctgctccacaAAACCATCCAGCTGGCTGCCGAGCTGAAGAGCACCATGGGGAACATGTTCAGCTTTGCAGCTGTAATGAGCGCCCTGGAAATGACACAG ATTGCCCGGCTGGAGCAGACCTGGATGGTGCTGAGGCAGCGGCACACCGAGGGTGCAATTCTCTATGAGAAGAAGCTTAAGCCATTCCTGAAGAGCCTGAATGAAGGGAAAG AAGGACCACCCCTGACCAACACCACCTTTCCCCACATCATACCCCTTGTGACTCTCCTGGAGCGGGATGAGGCTCTCACGGAAAGCCCCGAGCCCTGGGAGGCCACTGACAGTGGCGTGGAGGTGGTCATGGCCCATCTGGAGGCAGCACGGATGGTGGCCCACCATGGTGGGCTCTACCACACCAACGCTGAGGTGAAGCTGCAGG GTTTCCAGGGCAAAGCGGAGCTGCTGGAAGTGTTCAGCACCGAGTTCCAGCTGcggctgctctggggcagccggggggctgagagcagccaggctgagcgCTACGAGAAGTTTGACAAGGTGCTCACTGCCCTGTCCCACAagctggagccagcagtgcGCTTCAGCGAGCTGTGA